The Lathyrus oleraceus cultivar Zhongwan6 chromosome 5, CAAS_Psat_ZW6_1.0, whole genome shotgun sequence genome includes the window GAAGTTAGCCGAAGGTTgtctttggaagaccaaacatGTGACAACTGAATGCATACTATTTACTATAATATATTTTCACCTTTATTGTTACTATACCATTTTCATAACACTTGTGATACACCATTACTAATAGTTCATATGTACCATTTACAGGCATGGATCCTCCAACAATTTCCACGCATCTTCGATCTGTCATATGTTGATGAATACACTACAATAGATGATATAAGCTACACATCGTATAACAAACATCTTCATACACGAATCTTGGATGACATAACCTTCTACTTTGGATGGTTAACTTGTGAGTCATGCCTGATGTATCCACATCTACCTGAGAGAATCGTGCGCTTTTTCGGGTATCTATACGTTGTTCCAAGATGCTCGTATCTGTCTACTCCTCCCACCATGGTCCGTAGAGATGAAGATGCGATGCATGGTGATTTCTATAATCATCTAGTACTAGATAAAGCATGAAGTATGGAAGCTCATCACCAATGGAGTAGTGCATTCGACTACATCCAATGGTATTTTAGAGTGTCACATCCATACATGACACCACATGCTCACGAGATCCACCTAGGTCAGCTCATCAAGAGCTATTAGAGGAGGAGTTGGCTAGGGTAGATCATGTCGTTAAAGTGTTACCTGCATGTCGTCGTATAGAGGCTATTGTGCGAGCGAGTATAAAGAGAGGAGACTTTCTAGAAGGCACTTCTGTGAGGGCCACTATAGATTTCATTCTATCTGAGGCACAAACAACATATTAGTACAAGAGGCAAAGAAAAAACAAGGGGGCCAGATATACCTAATAGTATTTTGATAGTATTTGTATTAGGGATTATGGATAATATTATGGTATGTAATTTGTCATTTTGATAGTATTATGAAATATGGATTGATTCTAATATATGACATTTTAATCTTATTACACAAGTGTATGGTTTAATtgataaaaaaattattatgATAGTATACTAATTATAAATGACCTATTACATTAGTTTATTTCTAAAAAATGTCAAATTTTACTACCTAAAAGGTGATTATGGAAGTATACTTTAGTAAGTTTTACGGAGATGCGTCTCCATACTAAATTATGGGAAAATGAGGTGTGACTCAATTACAAAGGAATGTGGTACATATGAGGTTATTATGTAGATGCATCTCGGAACTCATTTATGGAAAAGTGAGGGTCTGGCTCGTAAGCATTTGGTGTATACGGAGTGCGTCCAAAAATATACTTCCAGATTCATGAATGACAATTTTGGGTTTACATAGGGTGGCTCTTCACCACTATGGGTGCGAAGAGCAACCTCATTAACTTTAGCAGAACATTTATTAAATATATTAAATTGAGGcttaatttttaaatatttaagATCTAATTAAAAGCCCAAAAATATGAGATCTAAAGCGTTAATCTCATTTATCTTGAGCCAATGTGATACTGTATAAAAATGTAATTAGATGGTTCCTCATTACACCTAAGTATTTTTCTTAAATTTTATAAATATCTAAAGTGTCCTTGTATAAGTTAACTTCCGAACGCATGTTGTACCATGTTATTCATATAATTTTGCTCGAAAAATAACTAAACGGTTGTCAGGAAAGTTAAAATATAGATAGTGTTGCATGTGCAAAAACCGCAAGTATATTCACAAGAAATGATAATCTTTAGGAATTTTTTGCAAAAAATGATGTGAAATAAAAATTCGTAGGAAATTCAGCTGGAAATCATGATGTTTGAAAGTTAACTAttgacacacacacacacacacacaaacaaacacacacacacatgtgGATCTATGTGTTTGCAtgtataaaattaaaaatattgTCGAAGATCTATctgaagttttgatgatgacaacgACGTTTCAAGTCGGTGACAACAACTTTCAACCTTGATGATGATGATCTATCCAAAGAAACATTTCATGCCTCATCAACAAAAAAAGATTCAAGATCAAAGTGCATATATAATCAGAAACAATCCAGCAAAGAATCTTGAAGCCTGAGATAACTTGTGAAAGCTCGTCAGGTCATATATGTCTGTGTATCTATCTGAGTAACCCGAGTATTATAAAAGTAGGGAAGTAACTTAGAATTACTAAGACAATCCCTCCCTCCCcgacacacacacacacacgcacgcacgcacacacagGAGCATTAATTAACCAAATAATGAGGGCGTCACATTAATAACTTAGAATTACCAATAATTTTAGATTTATCTCTCTAATTTCTTTCTCCCTCTctagaaaatatttattttcacTTAATATTACCTTAGTGTTTGTAAGTGAATATTTGTTTGTGAGGAATAGATTTTTATAAGTGGTTGTGTTGGTCGTTTAAATTCTTAAGAGTGCGATACTCTTAAGAGATCGAGTTTGGTTTGTGAGATAAACCTGTCATAAAATCTCAGTGGTTGGTTTCTTAAGCTTTGTCGGAAAGAGATGTGTTTTGTTTATGGAGATAAGTCATAAATCTATAAACGGCTCGTTAGTTTAGCCTTTGATAAAAGCTGTCATTGGTTGGAGATAAGCATTTAAAAATCTCAAGATCAAATTGTATTAAGATTCGTGGACATAACCTTCAAAAGCTCAAAGTTTATAGTCAGTATTTAACACATTGAAAACATTTTAATTTGTATCTTTTTAGAATATATTTGATGAGAATAtgtaaaaataatttaatttgattgttgCTTATGTAAAAATGAGAGAAAGCAAATTGTATTTAATTTCACCTTAAAAAtagtatttttaaaaaaatatattttttttataatttgtaAAAGAAAAATAATGTAGTATTTTTTTCTTATAAGTATTGACTGAGAGAATACGGTATATTGAACAAATCCACTAAAATTATTATCTGTATGTTTAATTGTCATGGATGGTCAACATAACAAGTTTTTACCGTGTTAATCCATCACGTTTTTTATAAGCATAATCTCAAGATTATTTAGTAGTAATGGTTTATTTTTGTGTTCTAGAAAATTTGTATTCTAGAAAACAAAATTAAgtattttaattgatttttataTTCTTAACAAAATGTCTAGATgaattataaataataaaaaaactaaaattaTATTTAGATGAATTTTCTAAGCCTcaaattgtaaaaaaaaaaactCAGTTTTAACAATTTAACTTTATTGGTCTTAAAGTACCTTAATATTTTTGTTCAAATATTGTTCTTAAGCTAGTTTAACCATGCCTACTTTAATATTTTATGTTGAATTATATTTTCAAATTTTGGAAAATTATATCCATTAGAATCTTGGAAAACACATAAGGATAATCTTATTGGATTATGCAAGAATGCTGGTTTTCAATGACTCCAACTCAGCACAAACCTCTTTTCCCACAtcttaaaaaaaaacaaatcaatAACTTCTAAGTAGAGAACCAAACAATATATAAATGGTTATCAAAATAATCACGTTTTCAGAAAACCATTCTCGTGTGACCAGAAAAACACCAGAAAAAAATGAGTCTCTTAGATCTGGAAAAACACTTCGCCTTCTATGGTTCTTATCACAGCAACCCAATCAACATTGTAATTCATGTATTCCTTGTTTGGCCTATCCTCTTCACCGCTCTTCTTTTCCTCTACTTTACTCCTCCTATTTTCTCTCCTTCCCAAACACTCCTTAACTATATTCCCTCTGTCTTGATTTTCAACTTCGGTTTCTTCTATGCTGTTTTCTATGCTCTCTTCTACGTTGCTTTGGATGTTAAAGCTGGTTCGTTTGTTGCTCTTCTTACTTTACTTTGTTGGGCTGGTTCCAGTTTCGTCGCGAATTCCATCGGCTTCGAACTCGCCTGGAAGGTACTTTTATTCGTTCATCTGAAACTAATTTGACCATGTAACAGAAAATACCATGTTTTATTTTTTGAGAATTACTATGATGTTTCAGGTTGTGTTGGGTGCTCAGTTGTTTTGTTGGTCAGGACAGATTTTTGGACATCTTGTGTTTGAGGTAAATACTGTTGTATGAAAAACATGATTGGTATGTTTTTCACAATTCATTATTCTTTTATCGTTTTTGTTCAGAAACGTGCGCCAGCATTTTTGGATAACCTTTCTCAAGCTTTTCTAATGGCTCCTTTCTTTGTGATTCTTGAGGTagttttttgttttgtttgtcACAGTACTTTTGTTGGGTATGTTTCATAGTTACTGATAAATGAAGTTGATTATGTTAATTTGTTTTTGTAGATTCTTCAAACAACGATTGGATATGAACCATATCCTGGATTTGAGACAAAGGTGAAGGCAAGGACAGATGCTAATATCAAAGCATGGAAGGCCAAGCAGCAAAAGAAACTTGCTTAGTTTGAAAAAGTTATATGCAAATGTTTTGTGATAGAACATTTCTATGGgaataaagaaaaataataatttgCAGGAGACAAGATAAGATTAATGTTGTTTATGTATTTGGGGATAGTGTTGGATTTTGGTTGATTTGTGTTTGGGAATGATATTATTAATTTGTTTACCCTTTGTTTTTCTGAGAGAAAATAAATGAAGGGGGAATGTATTATCTTCTCTTGTATGGTTGCAGTGAGAAAGTAAGGAAGGAGAAAAACTAATTGATGCGGGATCCACATCAAAGGTTTTTTTCTCTTAGAGAATGCTAGTACTACTTATTATCTTTTGGGGGGAAAAAGACTCACATTTACAATTTTATCCAATTATATATCTCATCTATGTTAGGTTTGAATTGGTTTATTACAAATTTATTAAGTGTAAAAATGTATTATTTGGGTAGGTGATTGGCGGTTGTGTGGAGTTTGTCAGTGGTACATCATcttttgtgaatgatgaaaagaAGGACAATTAGCATGGTGGTTAAGGAATGGTAATATGAAATTTAATGGTTTCCTACATTTGGAGCAAAATCTCTTCATTTTTCACTTTCTTTAGCCAAAGTTTGAAACTCTTGGTTTCCTACATTCGGAGCAAAAGGCTCTTCATTTTTCTCTTTCATTAGCTAAAGTTTAAAGTTTACAAGTCTAACAAAATCTCATCTACTATCTCATTTATTTTACACCcttctattattattattattattattttatatatatatatatatatatatatatatatatatatatatatatatatatatatataatatatatatatatatatatatatatatatatatatatatatatatatatatatatatatatatatatatatatatatatatatatcctaTATACATTGGTTattaattatataaaaaaaatcaaatttatttATTAGTAATGATCAGAAgatgtattttcaatttaaatgTGATAAAATGTGTTTAAAAATATTGTCATAAATAGAGATGGCAAAAAACTCATATTCCTAGAGACTCTCGTAAGTAAAATTTATTACGGATATGGATCAGATAAGTTAACGAGAATCTATAGATTAAATAAACAGATGCTTAATTATCTGATTTTTTACGGACACAAATACAAACTTGATCATACTCATTCATGTAATTAATTAGCAAATTACCTAAATATTAATTTGTTTAATCTAAactcattattattattattattattattattatgttaaatatgaaattattattattattattattattattattatttaattgaatataaaattattattattttgttaaatCTAATATAATTATTTGATAAAATCGAAATAAAATGAATGTgatttatttttgttattatttttatgTGTTAAATTTGATTTTCTTTTGTCTTTTAAAGGGATaacaaaatttaattaattatatatatatatatatatatatatatatatatatatatatatatatatatatatatatatatatatatatatatatatatatatatatatatatccgTCTGACGAAGACATGCGCAGTTATGAGGCAAATAAATGTATTGTATTTACGGAATTGGGCAGGTAGCGGGAGATTAATACTCGTCCCCATGGGTACCTATTGTCATCCTTAGTCATAAACAATAAGTAAAGTATTAAAAGGGATTATATTCTAAAAAGAATCTACTCTAGGTGAGATTTTCATGCTAGTAGTCGTGAATTGGAGTAGAAGAAGGTTAATTCGGTGATGGTGATCACTATGAGATGCTTCTGGTGCAGTTGAGACGGCGCTTCGGCGAATAGAGAAGGTGCCTCTAAAAAAATAGCACTCTAATACTCAAATCATTA containing:
- the LOC127085400 gene encoding 2-hydroxy-palmitic acid dioxygenase mpo1 isoform X1; the encoded protein is MSLLDLEKHFAFYGSYHSNPINIVIHVFLVWPILFTALLFLYFTPPIFSPSQTLLNYIPSVLIFNFGFFYAVFYALFYVALDVKAGSFVALLTLLCWAGSSFVANSIGFELAWKVVLGAQLFCWSGQIFGHLVFEKRAPAFLDNLSQAFLMAPFFVILEILQTTIGYEPYPGFETKVKARTDANIKAWKAKQQKKLA
- the LOC127085400 gene encoding 2-hydroxy-palmitic acid dioxygenase mpo1 isoform X2, giving the protein MSLLDLEKHFAFYGSYHSNPINIVIHVFLVWPILFTALLFLYFTPPIFSPSQTLLNYIPSVLIFNFGFFYAVFYALFYVALDVKAGSFVALLTLLCWAGSSFVANSIGFELAWKVVLGAQLFCWSGQIFGHLVFEILQTTIGYEPYPGFETKVKARTDANIKAWKAKQQKKLA